A window of the Pirellulales bacterium genome harbors these coding sequences:
- a CDS encoding type II toxin-antitoxin system VapC family toxin — MRVLLDTHTFLWAGLNSPKLSEHARAIFDDPAAQVSVSVVSLWEIAIKLGKGTLNLSEPFEPFVNRVLQELVVDRLPIKMPHLNCLTSLPYHHRDPFDRLLIAQALAEGVPLLSADAELDAYGLQRIW; from the coding sequence ATGCGGGTGTTGCTCGACACGCACACGTTTCTGTGGGCAGGACTGAACAGCCCCAAACTCAGTGAACATGCTCGAGCGATCTTCGACGATCCCGCGGCGCAGGTTTCCGTCAGCGTGGTCAGTCTGTGGGAGATCGCCATCAAATTGGGGAAGGGCACGCTGAACTTGAGCGAACCCTTCGAGCCGTTTGTCAATCGCGTGCTACAGGAACTGGTCGTCGACCGTCTGCCGATCAAAATGCCCCATCTCAACTGCCTGACCTCGCTGCCTTACCATCATCGCGATCCGTTCGACCGCTTGCTCATAGCGCAGGCGCTGGCCGAGGGTGTGCCGCTGTTGAGCGCCGATGCCGAACTGGACGCCTATGGCTTGCAGCGAATTTGGTAG
- a CDS encoding type II toxin-antitoxin system prevent-host-death family antitoxin, translated as MTTVTLAEAKAKLEELVDHLAPGETIVITQGDRPVARLVPPVEAPSQPARRQLGCMQGSLTVVRDDDSHLEDFAEYM; from the coding sequence ATGACAACCGTCACCCTGGCCGAAGCCAAGGCCAAGCTGGAAGAACTCGTCGATCACCTGGCTCCCGGTGAGACGATCGTGATTACTCAGGGTGACAGGCCAGTCGCGCGGCTCGTGCCGCCGGTCGAGGCTCCATCGCAACCAGCCAGGCGCCAGTTGGGCTGCATGCAAGGCAGCTTGACCGTCGTCCGTGACGATGACAGCCACCTCGAAGACTTCGCCGAGTACATGTAA
- a CDS encoding efflux RND transporter periplasmic adaptor subunit, with product MALVAGAGGTIFIAVSLIAANPFGHSTATKVGAVEEQQELAQLESVVRLTPAQTAKARLQTTSAEVRALQDERRVPGRIGYNESRRLEVRMPVDGLVSQVLVTPGDAVKKGDRLAILSSVAVGLARDEIVKAEADCAIARRERDWAAEIATNLEALQATLKNHPQVEEIEREYQDRPLGNHRDKIVSAYSRYLFAEGTYRSSESLTGALPRNTIRERKSDKEVARANFLGICEQSRFEAAQRRDLAQANLEHAERLVAVNRQKLRLHLGPFAELSTTPLDASLCEVVLQSSIDGFVEQRFVTDGVQFNASQNLFVLANVDTVWVSAQIYAREWADFDLRSVTNVTVDCPAVPDQRLPATPLFVSVGTSPQSHAVPVVAELDNAAGRFKPGMFAWVTIPFGAPRRALVVPEGAVMRHESQAFVFVAAGEGAYRKTDVSLGMATEHWIEVLSGVQEGDPVVSEGAFYLKSEWLLRGQDD from the coding sequence ATGGCCCTTGTCGCCGGCGCCGGCGGGACGATCTTCATCGCCGTTTCGCTGATAGCCGCCAATCCATTTGGCCATTCGACAGCGACCAAGGTCGGCGCGGTTGAGGAACAGCAAGAACTTGCTCAGTTGGAATCGGTCGTTCGCTTGACGCCGGCGCAGACGGCGAAAGCCCGGCTGCAAACCACGAGCGCCGAAGTTCGGGCGCTGCAAGATGAACGTCGAGTTCCGGGACGCATTGGCTACAACGAGTCGCGGCGGCTGGAAGTAAGGATGCCGGTGGACGGCCTGGTTTCGCAAGTGCTGGTCACACCGGGCGACGCAGTAAAAAAAGGAGATCGCCTGGCGATACTGTCGAGCGTTGCCGTTGGACTGGCGCGCGACGAAATCGTGAAGGCAGAAGCCGATTGCGCGATCGCTCGGCGCGAACGCGATTGGGCGGCTGAAATCGCCACCAATTTGGAAGCGCTGCAGGCGACGCTGAAAAACCATCCGCAGGTCGAGGAGATCGAGCGCGAATACCAGGACCGGCCGCTAGGAAACCACCGCGACAAGATTGTCTCGGCGTATTCCCGGTACTTGTTTGCCGAGGGGACTTACCGATCTAGCGAGTCGCTGACCGGCGCGCTGCCGAGAAACACGATTCGCGAACGAAAAAGCGACAAAGAAGTCGCCCGGGCGAACTTCTTGGGGATTTGCGAACAATCGCGCTTCGAAGCGGCGCAGCGCCGCGATCTGGCCCAAGCCAACCTCGAACACGCGGAACGCCTGGTTGCGGTCAATCGGCAGAAACTTCGCCTGCACCTGGGGCCATTCGCCGAGTTGTCGACCACACCACTGGACGCGAGTTTGTGTGAAGTGGTGCTGCAGTCGAGCATCGATGGCTTTGTCGAGCAACGCTTTGTCACCGACGGCGTTCAATTCAACGCGTCGCAGAATTTGTTTGTCCTCGCCAACGTGGACACGGTATGGGTTTCCGCGCAGATCTACGCGCGCGAATGGGCGGATTTCGACCTGCGCAGCGTCACCAACGTCACGGTGGACTGTCCGGCGGTGCCCGACCAGCGCTTGCCAGCGACGCCGCTATTCGTCTCGGTGGGCACGTCGCCGCAAAGTCATGCGGTGCCTGTGGTGGCCGAACTGGACAACGCCGCGGGACGGTTCAAACCGGGCATGTTTGCTTGGGTGACGATTCCCTTTGGCGCGCCGCGGCGCGCGCTGGTCGTGCCAGAGGGGGCGGTCATGCGTCATGAGTCGCAAGCCTTTGTGTTCGTGGCGGCCGGCGAAGGCGCCTACCGCAAAACAGATGTCTCGCTTGGCATGGCGACGGAACATTGGATCGAAGTCCTCAGCGGAGTGCAGGAAGGCGATCCGGTCGTGTCGGAAGGGGCCTTCTATCTCAAAAGCGAATGGCTCCTCCGCGGCCAGGACGACTGA
- a CDS encoding CusA/CzcA family heavy metal efflux RND transporter gives MLSRLIELSLKSPLLVLAMVGLMAMGGLYSAITLPIDAVPDMTNVQVQVVTKAGALSPLEVEQYVTYAVESTMNGLPNVEQIRSVSKFGLSLVTIVFNEGTDIFRARQLVSERLGDARERVIQGYGTPTIGVLTTALGEVLQFEVRGDGYTPMELRTLLEWEIAPRMRQVPGVTEINVHGGFYKTYEVAIDPDKIAAHEITLPEVFNALAQNNASAGGGYIVHHGEQRYIRGQSLLKTVADIEAVIVRQSLDGTPLVIGDLGKVNIAPMVRQGAVTRDGRGEAVTGMVMMLIGENSRIVVERAKEKLHEIESSLPAGVTLEVTYDRAHLIERTLDTVLHNLIEGGALVVMVLLLLLGSIRAGIIVALAIPLSMLFATNVMAATGITASLMSLGAIDFGLIVDSSVIMVENCIRHLSHGNTGKSHSDVIRDAAIEVRKPTMFGELIIAVVYLPILALQGTEGKLFRPMALTVLFALAGSLVLSLTLMPVLASLCLPRQMNEREVWLIRAFKRVYQPILHRAIRSPVVTVCLALALFLTSIPIARYLGAEFMPRLDEGDLLIEVVRLPSASLEDAITMSTSIEQLLREFPEVRTVFSKTGRPEVANDVMGVHQTDVWVLLKETAEWPVAKSRDELIEAMSKELAERIPGIKFGFSQPIEMRVDELVAGVKADVAVLLYGDDMEILAEKGKQIESVLRGIPGAADVKADYQANVPTLRVQVKPDRLAAYGIDAAAVMNAVSTVGGYEVGQVLEGRARFPIIVRYPPLWRESEYLLKQLPINTAAGSQVPLSELADVILDESPPGIDHEAMRRRTYVSVNVRNRDVASFVYEAQRAIQDHVPLPTGYSIQWGGDFENLQSASLRLAIITPIVLLLIFLLLYGTFGSMRLALLIYLAVPIAASGGIIALALRGMPFSISAGVGFIALFGVAVLNGLVWVSGAEGMRTTGTDLRTAARETALLRLRPVLMTASVASLGFLPMAISTTAGAEIQRPLASVVIGGLITSTMLTALVLPAIYPWFAPRTQH, from the coding sequence ATGCTCTCCCGATTGATTGAACTGTCGCTCAAAAGCCCCTTGCTGGTGCTCGCCATGGTGGGATTGATGGCGATGGGCGGTCTGTATAGCGCCATTACGCTACCGATCGACGCCGTGCCGGACATGACCAATGTTCAGGTGCAAGTGGTGACCAAAGCGGGCGCGCTCTCGCCGCTGGAAGTCGAACAGTATGTGACCTACGCCGTTGAATCCACGATGAATGGGCTGCCCAATGTGGAGCAGATTCGCAGCGTCTCCAAGTTCGGGTTATCGCTGGTGACCATCGTTTTCAACGAGGGGACCGACATCTTTCGCGCGCGACAGCTTGTCAGCGAGCGGCTTGGCGACGCCCGCGAGCGAGTCATCCAAGGATATGGCACACCGACGATCGGCGTACTAACGACCGCGCTTGGCGAGGTGCTGCAATTTGAGGTTCGCGGTGACGGCTACACGCCGATGGAACTGAGGACACTGCTGGAGTGGGAGATCGCTCCCAGAATGCGGCAAGTTCCGGGCGTGACCGAGATCAATGTGCATGGCGGTTTTTACAAAACCTATGAAGTGGCCATTGATCCGGACAAAATCGCCGCCCACGAAATCACGCTGCCGGAAGTATTCAATGCGCTAGCCCAGAACAACGCCAGCGCGGGGGGCGGCTATATCGTGCATCACGGCGAGCAGCGTTACATCCGCGGGCAGTCGTTGCTCAAGACCGTCGCGGACATCGAAGCGGTCATTGTGCGTCAGAGTTTGGACGGCACGCCACTGGTGATCGGCGATCTAGGCAAGGTGAACATCGCTCCGATGGTTCGCCAAGGAGCGGTCACGCGTGACGGCCGCGGCGAAGCCGTGACGGGAATGGTCATGATGTTGATCGGCGAGAACTCGCGGATCGTAGTGGAACGGGCCAAGGAAAAACTTCACGAGATCGAAAGCTCGCTCCCCGCTGGCGTCACTTTAGAAGTGACGTATGACCGAGCCCACCTGATCGAGCGCACGCTGGACACGGTATTGCACAACCTGATCGAAGGGGGCGCGTTGGTCGTGATGGTGTTGCTGCTGCTGCTTGGCAGCATCCGCGCCGGGATCATCGTAGCCCTGGCGATTCCGTTGTCGATGCTCTTTGCGACCAATGTCATGGCCGCAACGGGCATTACGGCCAGTTTGATGAGCCTGGGGGCCATTGATTTTGGCTTGATTGTCGATAGCTCGGTCATCATGGTCGAGAACTGCATACGACATCTCTCGCATGGAAATACGGGCAAGTCGCACTCCGATGTCATACGCGACGCCGCCATTGAAGTGCGTAAGCCGACCATGTTTGGCGAATTGATCATCGCCGTCGTCTATTTGCCGATCCTGGCCTTGCAGGGCACGGAAGGCAAACTGTTTCGTCCCATGGCATTGACCGTTCTTTTCGCGCTCGCTGGCTCGTTGGTGTTGTCCTTGACGCTGATGCCCGTTTTGGCCTCGCTATGTCTCCCGCGCCAGATGAATGAACGCGAGGTATGGCTGATTCGCGCCTTCAAGCGCGTTTATCAACCCATACTGCATCGGGCGATTCGCTCGCCGGTTGTGACGGTCTGCTTGGCGTTGGCGTTATTTTTGACCAGCATCCCGATAGCGCGTTATTTGGGGGCCGAGTTCATGCCTCGGCTGGACGAGGGAGATCTGTTGATCGAGGTGGTGCGTCTGCCGAGCGCGAGCCTGGAAGACGCGATCACGATGTCCACATCGATCGAGCAATTGCTGCGCGAATTTCCCGAAGTGCGAACCGTGTTTTCGAAGACCGGACGTCCGGAAGTCGCCAATGACGTGATGGGAGTGCATCAAACCGACGTGTGGGTGCTGCTCAAGGAAACCGCCGAATGGCCGGTCGCGAAGTCTCGTGACGAGTTGATCGAAGCAATGTCAAAGGAGTTGGCGGAGCGAATTCCCGGCATCAAGTTTGGCTTCAGTCAGCCCATCGAAATGCGAGTCGATGAGCTCGTGGCCGGCGTCAAGGCCGATGTGGCGGTGCTGCTTTATGGGGACGACATGGAGATCCTTGCCGAGAAAGGCAAGCAAATCGAAAGCGTGCTCCGCGGCATTCCCGGCGCGGCCGATGTCAAAGCCGATTATCAGGCAAACGTGCCGACCTTGCGTGTTCAAGTCAAGCCCGATCGACTTGCCGCCTATGGCATCGATGCCGCGGCCGTGATGAATGCCGTCTCCACGGTCGGCGGCTATGAAGTGGGCCAGGTATTGGAAGGGCGCGCCCGGTTTCCGATCATTGTCCGGTATCCGCCGTTGTGGCGCGAAAGCGAGTATTTGCTGAAGCAACTTCCCATCAATACCGCCGCTGGCAGCCAAGTTCCCTTAAGCGAGCTAGCCGACGTTATTTTGGACGAGAGCCCTCCTGGCATCGACCACGAGGCCATGCGGCGCCGCACGTACGTGTCGGTCAATGTGCGCAATCGCGACGTGGCGAGCTTCGTCTACGAGGCCCAACGGGCGATTCAAGACCATGTACCCCTGCCGACTGGCTATTCCATTCAATGGGGAGGAGATTTTGAGAATCTGCAGTCGGCAAGTCTGCGGCTGGCGATCATTACGCCGATCGTGCTGCTGCTGATCTTTTTGTTGCTCTATGGCACATTCGGATCGATGCGACTGGCGCTACTCATTTATTTGGCGGTCCCCATTGCCGCTTCGGGCGGAATCATCGCGCTCGCGCTGCGGGGGATGCCATTTAGCATTTCAGCCGGCGTGGGCTTTATTGCGCTGTTTGGAGTGGCGGTGCTGAACGGATTGGTTTGGGTGAGCGGCGCGGAGGGCATGCGAACCACCGGAACCGACTTGCGTACCGCGGCGCGCGAGACCGCCTTGTTGCGATTGCGGCCTGTGTTGATGACGGCATCGGTGGCAAGCCTAGGCTTTCTGCCGATGGCCATATCCACAACGGCCGGCGCCGAGATTCAGCGGCCGCTGGCATCTGTCGTCATTGGCGGGCTCATCACGTCGACGATGCTCACCGCTTTGGTGCTGCCCGCGATATACCCTTGGTTCGCGCCAAGAACACAACATTGA